The Mesomycoplasma hyopneumoniae J genome contains the following window.
CATTTCAACTCCATTGAGTCGGCCACAGACAATCGTTTTCACACCGGTTGCCCCGTTTTTTAGGGCAGTTCGAATTGCAAATTTTTGGGCAATTCGATAGGATTTACGCTGCTCGAGTTTTTCGGCAATTAATTCTGCCATTAATTTTGCATTTAATTCCGGACTTTGGATATCAACTGCATCAACATTTATAACAATTTTGCGATTTTTTAGAGTTTTTCTTAATTTTTCAACTATTTTTTTCAGATTTTCGCCTGAAGCACCAAGAAAAGAACCTAATTTTGCTGTATAAACAAGTACAGTGATTGCATTATTTCGGTCACGGCGAATCACCGTATTTCCAATTTGATATTCACGGGTCAACTTTTCAAAAAAGCGGTGGATTTTGACATCTTCTAATAAATTTATCGAAAATTTATTTTTATCTGCATACCAAATTGCATTATGATTTCTTGTGATTCCAAAACGAAAACCGTTTGGATTGACTTTTTGTCCCATTATTTAACCTCTTTTTCTTGCGCTAAAACCGTGTTTGTGGCATCGTTTTTAGTATTATTATCCGCTAAATCAGTTTTTTTGGCGGTTGTAATACTATTTGTTTTTGCTGATAATTGGGAATCAACCCCATTTTCGGGGTCATTTTGGGGTTGTTCAGCCTGGCTTTGCTGGGAGAGCGCCCCACTTTGGGTATTTTCCGGGGATTTTGAAACTAGATTTTTTTCTGTTTCTTGATATTCTTGATTTTGACTTTCTCCGCCGTTTTGACTGGCTAAAATAACTTTAAAATGGGATGTTCTTTTTAAAATTTGGCTCGCTGCCCCTTTAGCGCGGGGACGAAAACGCTTTAAAGTTGGACCCTCATTGACAATTGCAGCCTTGATAATTAAGTTTGAATGTTCAAAACCGTGGTTGTTAATCGCATTTGCAACTGCTGAATTAATCAATTTTGTAAAAATGGGTGAAGCCTTTTTTTTGGTATGACTAAGAATTGCTAGGGCATCAGAAACTTTTTTCCCCTTGAGTAAAACCGCCACAAGGCGGGCTTTGAATGCGGAAATTCGCTGTGTTTTGAGTGAAGCGACTGCTAAATTATGATTTTCTACCTTCATTTATTTACCTTTTTTATTTTTTTGCCTTATCTTTTCCATGCCCGTGATAAGTTCTTGTTGGGGAAAACTCACCTAACTTGTGACCAACCATATCATCAGTTACATAAACCTCGTTAAAAATTTTTCCATTATGAACCAAAAAAGTTAGTCCAACAAACTGGGGAAAAATAGTTGACCTACGAGATCAAGTCTTAATTGGTTTTCTTGAGTTTTTCGCAATTGCTTCATCGACTTTTTTCAAAAGATGATCATCAGCAAAAGGTCCTTTTTTTAGTGAACGAGCCATTATTTTTTAGTTTCCTTTCTTGAGCGGATTATCAATTTAGTTGAAGGTTTTTTCGGGTTTCTTGTCTTAACTCCAAGTGCTTTTTTCCCCCATGGAGTCAGCGGTGATTTTCTTCCAATTGGCTGTTTTCCTTCACCACCTCCATGAGGGTGATCGTTAGGGTTCATAACCGAACCGCGAACTGTCGGTCTTATTCCTTTATGGCGATTTCTTCCGGCTTTCCCGATATTAACAAGTGAATTTTCTTCATTACCGACAACGCCAATTGTTGCCCGGCAAGTTGCTAAAATCCGACGGTATTCTCCGGATTTTAGCTTTAAAATTACGTATTTTCCGTTCTCATCGCGACCTTGAATTTGGGCTCAAGTTCCTGCTGAGCGAATTAGTTTTGCTCCCGCACCCGGTTTTAACTCGATATTATGAACAAAAGTTCCTTCCGGAATTTTAGCCAGTGGAAGTGCATTTCCCACTAAAATATCAGATTTGGGTCCTGAACTTATTTTTTGGCCCACTTTGAGGTTTTTTGGAGCTAAAATATAACGTTTTTCCCCGTCAATATAGGAAATTAGGGCAATATTTGCTGACCTATTTGGATCATATTCGATTGTTTTAACAATTCCAGTAATATCATCCTTGTTTCTTTTAAAATCAATTAAGCGATATTTTCTTTTATGTCTTCCGCCTTGATGACGAACTGTAATTTTTCCTTGCGAATTTCGACCTGAATGTTTTTTTAGAATTGTAAGCAGCGATTTTTCGGGCTTATTTGTTGTTAAATTTGCCCCAAAATCAAGCGAAGACATATGACGGCGGCCGTTTGTTGTCGGTTTATAATACTTAAGTGCCATTATTTGTTTCTCCTTTCTGAAGATTTTTTTGTCTTTATTTTTCCGAGCGCTAAACTAGACATTTTTTTGGTCTTTTTTAGTTTTTGTGTTTTCTTTTCTTTGAAATATTTTCCGGCTCGGCCTTAATTAGCACTATTTTCCTGGTTTTCGGTTTGATTTTCAATCCTTTTTTCTTGATTTTCGTTAGTTTCAGAATCTTTTTTTGCTAATTCGGCTTGTTTTTTAGCTAATTTCTCTGCAATCTCTTTGTTTTTAGCCTCTAATTCGGCTTTTTTCTTGGCAATTTTTGCTTTTTCTTCAGTATTTTCGCTTACAGTTTCAGAATCTTTTTGATCTTGAGGACTTTCGTCTTCAAAAAGATTAATTGTATAACCGGGCATCAATTTTACAAGCGCCTTTTTATATTTGGTAGTAAACCCTTTTGATTTTCCTAGTTTTTTTTCTTTTTTTGGGACAGTAAAAATATTTACCTTTTCAACTTTTACATTAAAAATGTATTCAACTGCTTTTTTTGTCTCAGAACGGTTAGTTTTTGGACTAACTTTAAAAGAATAAACGCCACTAGACATTAATTGATAAGATTTTTCAGTTAAAATTGGACCTTTTATTATTTCATTTACATTCATTTTTTAGATTCTCTTCTCCAAATTAGTAATTTCATTTTTGGAAATTATTAACAAATCGGCCTTAATTAGTGATTCAACTGTTAGCGAATTCGTTTTTACCAGCTCAACATTTGGTAGGTTTCGTGCCGATAAAAACAAATTCGGATCACTAGAAGCGATTAAAATGTGACGAAGTTGGTCAATTTTAAAAATTTTTAATTGATCAACTAGTAATTTTGTTGAAATTTTATTCATTGAAAAATCATTTACAAGAATTTGTTGATTTTGAGCTAGTTGGGAAAGCGCTGAAATAAAAGCTAATTTTTTTACTTTTTTATTTACTTTTAAATTATAATTTCTTTGGGTAGTTGGCCCAAAAGCCCGACCACCACCTACGAAAATTGGTGATCTTTTAGATCCAGCTCTCGCCTTTCCTGTCGATTTTTGCTTTCAGGGTTTTTTTCCGGTTCCAGAAACTTCAGCGCGGTTTTTTACTTTATGAGTAGAGAGTCTTTTTGAGGCCCTTTCTGATAAAATCGAGTCAAAAATTGCTTGAAAATGTGGTTCTTTTTGCTCAAATAATGACTTGGGTAAGTCATCATTAGCATTAAATTTAACTAAATTTTCAGTTTTCTGACTTTGAATGCTAATTTCTGAAATTTTATTCATTTTTTACCTCTTTATCCGAATTTGGCACAAAAAGACTAACTGGATTTTTTGGATTAGGTTTTTTTATCGCTGATTTTATCACTAAAAAAGATTTTTTTGGACCAGGAACTGAACCTTTTAAGACTAATAAGTTATTTTCCTTATCAACTTTTATAATTTCTAATGATTGTTTTGTAACTTTTTCATGTCCTAAACGCCCTGGCATTGTCATCCCTTTAACAACTTTATTACCAGAGATATCTCCAAGCGATCCAGTTTGACGAATCGGTTTTGATCCACCTCCACCCCCATGGGATCTAGGTCCGATTGCTTGGTTATATCGCTTAATTGTTCCGGCAAACCCTTTTCCCTTTGAAGTTCCGGTTACATCAACAAATTCACCAGGACTAAAAATTGAGACATCAACAGTTTGGCCTAATTTATAACCTTGAAAATCACGGAATTCCTTGATAAATCGCTTTGGCTTTGTATTTGCTTTTGCAAAATGACCAATTTCTGGCTTTAAAAAACGGGACTGTTTTTTATCAAAAGCTGCAAGTTGAATCGCATCATAACTATTTTTTTCTTTTGTAATAATTTTAGTTACAATATTTTCAGGAACCTCAATTATACTTACAGGAATTGCAATTCCTTCTGTTGTAAAAAGTTGGCTCATTCCAACCTTTTTTCCTAGAATTCCTTTCATTTTAGCTTACCTCGATTTCTATTCAAACCCCAGCAGGAAGTTGTGATCTTGAAATTTTTTCTGTTACTAGTTTTTGATTTGTAGGTAAAACTTTCAAAATTACAAGTCTTTTGTGTGTTCGACTTTCAAATTGCTCACGTGATTTTTTATTAATATGCACTGATCTAAGAATTGTATAAATTGCTCTTGAAGTCGGTAGAGGCACCGGCCCCCGAGTTTCTATATTAAGTTCGCGAGCTAGAAGAATAATTTTTTTAGCCGCAGCATCGATTTGACGATGATCAAATGATTTTAACTTAATTTTAATTGATGTTGTATTCATAAAAATATAGTTGAGTTGCTCCTGTTCATAAATTTTGAACGAACTCCACATAAAAACCAATACACGATAACAACTCACTCTCGCGTACTGCAACCTTATGCATCATCATCCTTTAACGGTAAGATTAAATTATACACAAAAAATAAAAATTCAATAATTTTTTTAAAAAATTTTTTTACCCTTAGCAGCTAAAACTAGTAAGTTTGAAAAGTCTGAATATTATTACTATTTTTCCAAATTTTTAAAAAAAAAAAAAAAAAAAAAAAAATTCTCTAAAAATGATTAAAGGTATTGTAAAAATTCCAAAGAAGAGGTTCTTAAAGTCATTTATTTATATTATACAGGAAAATATTTAGTTGATCAAGACCAGAAAAGTATAAAATCTGAGATAAAAAACGTGATTGTCAGCTTAATATCAAAGGTAAATATCCAAAAACTAGAAAAAAATAATGCCACAGTAAGCAAAAATCCAGTGGTTTTGCAAGCTAAATTAAAATCCAAAACTTGTTAATAACAACCAAGTTTTGGATTTTTTGTTGTATAATAATATCAAAATTATTTATAATTTATTATTGGTGATTTTATATGAAAGCTAATTTTTCTTTCTTTTTTAATTCGATTTTTCGGAGAAAATTACAAAAACGCTCAATTTTAGCGCTTATTTTTTGACTAATTTTTTTAATAATAATTGCTGTTGTAATTATTGTTGTTCAAAAAAAAGCTTGATATGATGCAATCTCCATTTGTGGGCTTTTAGCCATCTCGCTTTCTGCCCTTGGCAGCGT
Protein-coding sequences here:
- the rpsC gene encoding 30S ribosomal protein S3, whose translation is MGQKVNPNGFRFGITRNHNAIWYADKNKFSINLLEDVKIHRFFEKLTREYQIGNTVIRRDRNNAITVLVYTAKLGSFLGASGENLKKIVEKLRKTLKNRKIVINVDAVDIQSPELNAKLMAELIAEKLEQRKSYRIAQKFAIRTALKNGATGVKTIVCGRLNGVEMARCEGYAEGEMKLHTLRQNVEYATAIAKTTYGILGVKVWVSLGEIKEKTDIDAIIRADKRR
- the rplD gene encoding 50S ribosomal protein L4; protein product: MNKISEISIQSQKTENLVKFNANDDLPKSLFEQKEPHFQAIFDSILSERASKRLSTHKVKNRAEVSGTGKKPWKQKSTGKARAGSKRSPIFVGGGRAFGPTTQRNYNLKVNKKVKKLAFISALSQLAQNQQILVNDFSMNKISTKLLVDQLKIFKIDQLRHILIASSDPNLFLSARNLPNVELVKTNSLTVESLIKADLLIISKNEITNLEKRI
- the rpsJ gene encoding 30S ribosomal protein S10; the protein is MNTTSIKIKLKSFDHRQIDAAAKKIILLARELNIETRGPVPLPTSRAIYTILRSVHINKKSREQFESRTHKRLVILKVLPTNQKLVTEKISRSQLPAGVWIEIEVS
- the rplC gene encoding 50S ribosomal protein L3, whose amino-acid sequence is MKGILGKKVGMSQLFTTEGIAIPVSIIEVPENIVTKIITKEKNSYDAIQLAAFDKKQSRFLKPEIGHFAKANTKPKRFIKEFRDFQGYKLGQTVDVSIFSPGEFVDVTGTSKGKGFAGTIKRYNQAIGPRSHGGGGGSKPIRQTGSLGDISGNKVVKGMTMPGRLGHEKVTKQSLEIIKVDKENNLLVLKGSVPGPKKSFLVIKSAIKKPNPKNPVSLFVPNSDKEVKNE
- the rpsS gene encoding 30S ribosomal protein S19; this encodes MARSLKKGPFADDHLLKKVDEAIAKNSRKPIKTWSRRSTIFPQFVGLTFLVHNGKIFNEVYVTDDMVGHKLGEFSPTRTYHGHGKDKAKK
- the rplW gene encoding 50S ribosomal protein L23, translated to MNVNEIIKGPILTEKSYQLMSSGVYSFKVSPKTNRSETKKAVEYIFNVKVEKVNIFTVPKKEKKLGKSKGFTTKYKKALVKLMPGYTINLFEDESPQDQKDSETVSENTEEKAKIAKKKAELEAKNKEIAEKLAKKQAELAKKDSETNENQEKRIENQTENQENSAN
- the rplB gene encoding 50S ribosomal protein L2, translated to MALKYYKPTTNGRRHMSSLDFGANLTTNKPEKSLLTILKKHSGRNSQGKITVRHQGGRHKRKYRLIDFKRNKDDITGIVKTIEYDPNRSANIALISYIDGEKRYILAPKNLKVGQKISSGPKSDILVGNALPLAKIPEGTFVHNIELKPGAGAKLIRSAGTWAQIQGRDENGKYVILKLKSGEYRRILATCRATIGVVGNEENSLVNIGKAGRNRHKGIRPTVRGSVMNPNDHPHGGGEGKQPIGRKSPLTPWGKKALGVKTRNPKKPSTKLIIRSRKETKK
- the rplV gene encoding 50S ribosomal protein L22; its protein translation is MKVENHNLAVASLKTQRISAFKARLVAVLLKGKKVSDALAILSHTKKKASPIFTKLINSAVANAINNHGFEHSNLIIKAAIVNEGPTLKRFRPRAKGAASQILKRTSHFKVILASQNGGESQNQEYQETEKNLVSKSPENTQSGALSQQSQAEQPQNDPENGVDSQLSAKTNSITTAKKTDLADNNTKNDATNTVLAQEKEVK